The Euphorbia lathyris chromosome 3, ddEupLath1.1, whole genome shotgun sequence genome contains a region encoding:
- the LOC136222693 gene encoding LOW QUALITY PROTEIN: cation/H(+) symporter 13-like (The sequence of the model RefSeq protein was modified relative to this genomic sequence to represent the inferred CDS: inserted 5 bases in 3 codons; deleted 3 bases in 2 codons) encodes MGSVIMEPVDVATIAENSGQKTSNITIIRASYGQVESYAPVPVLSLDVTVAKSLLSLPTIAGLLAELKIINSEFGRVALSASLVAGIFGTITVISTVLWQQDSPEKSTHNEGVHGLVNILLLLIIIFIMHPLLLCMIRQSPHGQPLKQSCVVAIIMSALLTWFLSRPLGLNLYLGPLAFGICIPAGPPVDSSIVERLELITNWLFMPLYLVKNGLVINISTIELKNYLVTQSVAIISAFGKFLGTYVVSRLSNIPSADAAALGXVMNAHGVLERGVFKLMKREQYDPSKKFTVYKRRSIMNLKSNLELRVLVCIHEDINVPAIIDVLEALNPTKRSPLMVYVLHFIELVGRSNXLLIPHKRDRTISNRAKTSEQIFNVFRSFESNNVSFQSPYTSISPTNAMHNDVCSMALDQRTSLILVPFHKRMQPNGIGQPPAPSLVIMLLFSSWVELMIGRHSLVGHGWLDITASSSLIRLLENGKEVVMDGLGTILVTKSMQEQYDLIIVGKRHDPSSLLLSXLTDWQDQKELGIVADLFSPAQCINST; translated from the exons ATGGGTTCAGTTATAATGGAGCCAGTCGATGTTGCAACAATTGCAGAAAATTCGGGTCAGAAAACGAGCAACATAACCATAATACGTGCAAGTTACGGACAAGTTGAATCATATG CACCCGTGCCAGTGCTATCTTTAGATGTAACAGTAGCTAAGTCTTTGCTATCCCTACCCACAATTGCAGGCCTCTTAGCGGAGCTCAAGATTATAAATTCCGAATTTGGACGGGTAGCATTGTCTGCATCTCTCGTCGCTGGGATTTTTGGTACCATAACAGTTATATCTACAGTCCTGTGGCAACAAGATTCACCTGAGAAATCAACCCATAATGAAGGAGTTCATGGCCTAGTCAATATTCTACTTCTACTTATCATTATATTCATAATGCATCCTTTGTTGTTATGCATGATACGGCAAAGCCCCCATGGACAACCACTGAAACAATCATGTGTTGTAGCCATAATCATGTCAGCATTGCTCACTTGGTTCCTTAGTAGACCACTGGGTTTGAACCTTTACCTAGGACCACTTGCTTTTGGGATCTGCATA CCTGCAGGACCTCCTGTTGATTCTTCCATAGTTGAAAGGCTTGAATTGATCACCAATTGGTTGTTTATGCCACTCTACCTTGTGAAAAATGGCTTGGTCATCAACATCTCCACCATCGAACTGAAGAACTATCTGGTGACACAGTCCGTTGCCATTATCAGTGCATTCGGCAAGTTTCTCGGAACATATGTAGTTTCCCGGTTGAGCAATATACCCTCTGCAGATGCTGCTGCTCTTGG CGTCATGAATGCCCACGGCGTGCTTGAGCGCGGTGTGTTTAAATTGATGAAAAGAGAACAG TATGATCCTTCAAAGAAGTTTACAGTTTACAAGAGAAGATCCATTATGAACCTAAAATCCAACCTAGAACTAAGAGTGCTGGTTTGCATCCATGAAGATATAAATGTACCTGCAATCATCGACGTCCTTGAGGCCTTAAATCCCACAAAGCGAAGCCCTTTAATGGTTTACGTTCTTCACTTCATTGAGCTTGTCGGCCGTTCAAA GCTCCTCATCCCCCACAAGCGTGATAGAACAATCTCTAACCGTGCTAAAACTTCTGAACAAATATTCAATGTTTTCAGAAGCTTCGAGAGCAACAATGTCTCGTTTCAG TCTCCCTATACTTCAATTTCTCCTACTAATGCAATGCACAATGATGTGTGCTCCATGGCACTAGACCAAAGAACTTCTCTCATTTTAGTTCCTTTCCACAAAAGAATGCAACCAAATGGGAT AGGGCAACCTCCAGCACCCAGTCTTGTTATCATGTTGCTGTTCTCTTCTTGGGTGGAACTGATGATAGGGAGGCACTCGCTAGTGGGGCACGGATGGCTGGACATCACTGCATCAAGCTCACTCATAAGGCTTCTTGAGAATGGAA AGGAGGTGGTGATGGATGGGTTAGGCACCATTTTGGTAACTAAATCAATGCAAGAGCAGTATGATCTTATCATAGTGGGTAAACGCCATGACCCTAGCTCACTACTTTTAT AACTCACGGATTGGCAAGATCAGAAAGAGTTAGGAATTGTAGCTGATTTGTTCAGTCCAGCACAGTGTATCAACTCCACATAA
- the LOC136222952 gene encoding pentatricopeptide repeat-containing protein At5g14080, with protein MKPATELATRISGALISASKNSIPTGSWTPSLERVLHGIGCRDSINPSIVARVIDPCLLNHHSLALGFFNWSSQQPGFSHTSLTYQSILKSFYLSRQFNSIDTILKQVKAHKFTLNSSTYRFIINSLIQAKKTQNAYLYFSEVKSHILDFGPETCNSLLAVLSSEGCFDNAMKVCDEMAKGGVTFSTVGLGVFIWRFCRDGDLGVVLHLLDEARKSSSNFNGSVIAVLIVHGLCQASRLSEAVWVLNELRIRECKPDFIAYRIVAEAFRSSGDAADVHRVLKMKRKLGVAPRSNDYREFILSLIMERLIVEAKELGKVIVDGNFPIEVDALNALIGSVSSIDPSSAMLFFHFMIGKEVLPSLLTLNNLSRNLSRHGKVDEMLEVYQILSSRDYFSDIVTYNVVFSFFCKVGRVREAYGILQEMKKKKGLGPDISMYNSLMEACCREDQMRPAKKLWDEMFVVGCGVNLKTYNILISKFSEIAEVEESFRLFNHMLDKGVAPDATTYTSLLKGLCQESKFDTAFEIFNKLICQDLVLAQSILSTFILSLCNEGQFHKASELLTGLAHDIRYSDAHVALLKCIVDAEEIYIAVHHLQRMQEASPLLFQAICSELFSLLSSSKPESFSSFLQAMSELCVLC; from the exons ATGAAACCTGCAACCGAGTTAGCAACTCGGATAAGCGGAGCTCTAATTTCAGCGTCGAAGAACTCAATCCCAACTGGATCATGGACACCATCACTGGAGCGAGTGCTACACGGAATCGGTTGCCGGGACTCGATCAATCCTTCTATCGTGGCCCGAGTGATCGACCCTTGCCTCTTAAATCACCACTCACTTGCACTTGGTTTCTTCAACTGGTCCTCGCAGCAGCCTGGTTTTTCGCACACTTCACTTACTTATCAATCCATCCTCAAATCTTTCTATCTCTCTCGCCAGTTCAACTCTATTGACACTATCTTAAAGCAAGTCAAAGCCCACAAATTTACTCTCAATTCTTCAACTTACCGTTTCATTATTAACTCCTTAATCCAAGCGAAAAAAACCCAAAATGCATATTTGTATTTCAGCGAGGTTAAATCACACATCTTAGATTTTGGGCCCGAGACATGTAACTCTCTGTTAGCTGTATTGAGTTCCGAGGGGTGTTTTGATAATGCAATGAAGGTGTGTGATGAAATGGCTAAGGGAGGAGTTACTTTTAGCACTGTTGGGTTGGGCGTGTTTATATGGAGGTTTTGTAGGGATGGCGATTTGGGTGTAGTCTTGCATTTGTTAGATGAAGCTAGAAAGAGTAGTTCAAATTTTAACGGGTCCGTTATTGCAGTTCTGATTGTTCATGGGCTTTGTCAGGCTTCCAGGTTAAGTGAGGCTGTGTGGGTACTGAATGAACTAAGGATTAGGGAGTGTAAACCAGATTTTATTGCATATAGGATTGTGGCTGAAGCTTTTAGATCGTCGGGGGATGCAGCTGATGTGCATAGGGTTTTGAAGATGAAAAGAAAGCTGGGGGTGGCACCAAGGAGTAATGATTACAGAGAGTTTATTTTGAGTTTGATTATGGAAAGATTGATAGTTGAAGCGAAAGAATTAGGTAAAGTGATTGTGGATGGTAATTTTCCTATAGAAGTTGACGCATTGAATGCATTGATAGGATCAGTTTCAAGCATTGACCCTTCTTCTGCAATGTTATTCTTTCATTTCATGATAGGAAAAGAGGTGTTACCTAGTCTTTTAACATTGAACAACTTAAGCCGAAATCTATCTAGGCATGGAAAGGTTGATGAAATGCTGGAAGTCTATCAAATCTTGTCCTCGAGAGATTATTTCTCTGATATCGTGACCTACAATGTGGTTTTCTCATTCTTTTGCAAGGTTGGCAGAGTAAGAGAAGCTTATGGTATTCTTCaggagatgaagaagaagaaagggctTGGTCCAGATATCTCAATGTATAATTCATTAATGGAGGCTTGCTGTAGAGAAGATCAAATGCGTCCTGCAAAGAAGCTTTGGGATGAGATGTTTGTGGTTGGATGTGGAGTGAACTTAAAAACATATAATATTCTGATTTCAAAGTTTTCAGAAATTGCTGAAGTTGAAGAGTCATTCAGGCTGTTTAATCACATGTTGGATAAAGGGGTGGCACCTGATGCTACAACTTACACATCTCTCCTAAAAGGGCTTTGTCAAGAAAGCAAGTTCGACACTGCTTTTGAAATTTTCAATAAATTGATTTGTCAAGATTTGGTGCTGGCACAAAGCATATTGAGCACATTCATTTTAAGCCTCTGCAATGAAG GCCAATTTCATAAAGCTTCTGAATTGCTCACTGGCCTAGCTCATGACATAAGATATTCAGATGCCCATGTTGCTTTGTTAAAATGCATTGTCGATGCTGAAGAGATTTACATTGCTGTCCACCATTTGCAAAGGATGCAAGAGGCCTCGCCTCTGTTGTTCCAAGCCATATGTTCAGAGCTTTTTTCATTGCTTTCTTCTTCGAAACCAGAATCTTTCTCAAGCTTCCTTCAGGCAATGTCTGAACTGTGCGTGCTTTGCTGA